In Citrus sinensis cultivar Valencia sweet orange chromosome 4, DVS_A1.0, whole genome shotgun sequence, one DNA window encodes the following:
- the LOC102625757 gene encoding peroxidase 4, with protein MASFFKFFVTLALLVLVMGSTNAQLSTNFYANTCKNLLPTVKSVVQSAVSKEARMGASLLRLFFHDCFVNGCDGSVLLDDTSSFTGEKNAVPNRNSARGFEVIDNIKSAVEKACPGAVSCADILAITARDSVVLLGGPSWEVKLGRRDSRTASQSAANSGIPPPTSNLNQLTSRFNALGLSNKDLVALAGGHTIGQARCTSFRAHIYNETNIDASFARTRQGNCPRANGTGDNNLAPLDLQTPTSFDNNYFKNLVNRKGLLHSDQQLFNGGSTDSQVRTYSNNPSTFSSDFVAGMIKMGDISPLTGSRGEIRKNCRRIN; from the exons ATGGCTTCGTTTTTCAAGTTCTTTGTGACTTTGGCGCTCCTTGTGCTTGTCATGGGGAGCACAAACGCTCAACTCTCTACAAATTTCTACGCAAACACTTGCAAAAACCTCCTCCCCACGGTGAAATCCGTCGTGCAATCTGCTGTTTCGAAAGAGGCTCGCATGGGCGCCTCTCTCCTTCGCTTGTTCTTCCACGATTGCTTCGTTAAC GGATGCGATGGATCAGTTCTACTAGACGACACATCATCTTTCACCGGAGAGAAAAATGCAGTCCCCAATCGTAACTCCGCCCGCGGATTCGAGGTCATCGACAACATTAAGTCCGCAGTTGAGAAAGCTTGCCCCGGTGCGGTCTCTTGTGCTGATATACTAGCCATTACTGCTCGAGACTCAGTTGTTTTA CTTGGAGGCCCAAGCTGGGAAGTAAAACTCGGTAGGAGAGATTCTAGAACTGCAAGCCAATCTGCTGCTAATAGCGGCATTCCTCCTCCTACCTCAAACTTGAATCAACTCACCTCTAGGTTCAACGCTCTCGGACTTTCCAACAAGGACCTTGTTGCTTTAGCAG GTGGACATACAATCGGACAGGCGAGGTGCACATCATTCAGGGCTCACATATACAACGAGACAAACATTGATGCTTCATTTGCTCGAACAAGGCAAGGGAACTGCCCAAGGGCCAATGGCACAGGCGACAACAACTTGGCACCGCTTGATCTGCAAACTCCTACTTCTTTTGACAACAATTACTTCAAGAACCTGGTCAACAGAAAGGGATTGCTTCACTCTGATCAACAGCTGTTCAATGGTGGGTCCACTGATTCACAAGTCCGCACGTACAGTAACAACCCGAGCACCTTCAGCTCTGATTTTGTTGCTGGCATGATCAAGATGGGAGATATCAGCCCACTCACTGGATCCCGCGGTGAAATTAGGAAGAATTGCAGGAggatcaattaa
- the LOC102626040 gene encoding protein NRT1/ PTR FAMILY 5.1: MEAKGFTQDGTVDLQGRPVLSSKTGKWKACAFLVGYEAFERMAFYGIQSNLVNYLTSQLHEDTVSSVRNVNNWSGVVWITPLLGAYIADTYIGRFWTFTLSSLIYVLGMILLTMAASLKFMKPTCTNGICSKTSTSQIAFFYSSLYIIAIGAGGTKPNISTFGADQFDDFNPYERNLKVSFFNWWMFSSFIGALCATLGLVYIQENLGWGLGYGIPTAGLLFSLVIFYIGSPIYRHKIRKTKSPARDLIRVPIAAFRNRKIQLPDNPSELHEFDTQDYIRSGKRQVLHSPAFRCLDKAAIKHGNGGDSKPPCTVTQVEGTKLVLGMALIWLVTLIPSTIWAQINTLFVKQGTTLNRSLSPSFRIPAASLGSFVTLSMLLSVPMYDRYFVPFMRRRTGNPRGITMLQRLGVGFVIQVMAIAIAYAVEVRRMHVIRVQHISGPKQIVPMSIFWLLPQYVLLGVADVFNAIGLLEFFYDQSPEDMQSLGTTFFTSGIGVGNFLNSFLVTLVDKVTGRNGEKGWIGDNLNDCHLDYYYGFLMVISILNLGAFFWASSRYVYKRETKEVNEGCVEMETKALDTSLGLHA, translated from the exons ATGGAAGCCAAAGGTTTTACCCAAGATGGCACTGTTGATCTCCAGGGACGCCCAGTTCTTTCCTCTAAAACTGGCAAATGGAAAGCTTGTGCATTCCTTGTTG GCTATGAAGCATTCGAGAGAATGGCCTTCTATGgaatacaatcaaatttagtgAACTACTTGACAAGCCAACTCCATGAAGACACGGTTTCTTCCGTCAGAAATGTAAACAACTGGTCAGGTGTTGTGTGGATTACACCACTTCTTGGTGCCTACATTGCTGATACTTACATTGGTCGTTTTTGGACTTTCACTCTCTCATCTTTAATTTATGTCCTG GGAATGATACTTCTCACAATGGCAGCTTCGTTGAAATTTATGAAGCCAACATGCACAAATGGAATCTGCAGCAAGACCTCTACTTCACAAATTGCTTTCTTTTACTCGTCTCTTTACATCATAGCAATTGGTGCAGGTGGAACAAAGCCTAACATATCCACTTTTGGTGCAGACCAGTTCGATGATTTTAATCCCTATGAGAGAAACCTCAAGGTCTCATTCTTTAACTGGTGGATGTTTAGCTCTTTTATTGGAGCTTTGTGTGCCACTTTAGGGCTTGTTTACATTCAAGAGAACTTGGGATGGGGATTAGGCTATGGTATTCCAACAGCTGGTTTGTTATTTTCCTTAGTCATCTTCTATATAGGAAGCCCAATTTACAGGCACAAAATTAGGAAGACCAAAAGCCCTGCAAGGGACTTGATTCGAGTTCCCATAGCTGCTTTCCGGAACCGGAAAATTCAGCTCCCTGACAACCCATCAGAGCTTCATGAATTTGATACACAAGATTACATTCGAAGTGGTAAACGCCAGGTGCTTCACTCTCCAGCTTTCAG GTGCTTGGACAAGGCTGCAATAAAACATGGCAATGGAGGAGACAGCAAACCTCCATGCACAGTGACGCAAGTAGAAGGAACCAAACTTGTTCTAGGGATGGCATTGATATGGCTAGTGACCTTAATCCCTAGTACAATATGGGCACAAATCAACACTTTATTTGTCAAACAAGGCACCACCTTGAACCGGAGCCTAAGCCCTAGCTTCCGCATTCCGGCAGCCTCTTTAGGCAGCTTTGTCACTCTCTCCATGCTCCTATCCGTGCCGATGTACGACCGCTACTTTGTGCCGTTCATGCGTCGCAGAACCGGAAACCCTAGAGGAATCACAATGCTTCAAAGGCTTGGCGTTGGATTTGTCATCCAAGTCATGGCCATAGCAATTGCTTATGCTGTGGAAGTTAGAAGAATGCATGTGATAAGAGTGCAACACATATCAGGGCCTAAACAAATAGTGCCCATGAGCATATTTTGGTTATTGCCTCAATATGTGCTACTGGGAGTTGCTGATGTGTTTAATGCCATTGGATTGCTTGAATTTTTCTATGATCAATCCCCAGAAGATATGCAAAGCCTTGGAACAACATTTTTTACTAGCGGAATCGGTGTCGGAAACTTCCTGAACAGCTTCTTAGTGACATTGGTTGATAAAGTTACAGGAAGAAATGGGGAGAAGGGTTGGATCGGTGACAACTTGAATGACTGTCACTTGGACTACTATTATGGGTTTCTTATGGTGATATCAATTCTCAATTTAGGTGCATTTTTTTGGGCATCTAGTAGATACGTCTACAAGAGGGAAACCAAAGAAGTGAATGAAGGCTGTGTTGAAATGGAGACCAAAGCCTTAGACACATCTCTAGGGTTACATGCTTGA